One genomic window of Salmo salar chromosome ssa12, Ssal_v3.1, whole genome shotgun sequence includes the following:
- the LOC106564559 gene encoding bestrophin-2-like, producing the protein MTVTYTAQVANARFCGFSKLLLAWRGSIYKVLWKEFLAFFAMYTAISVTYRFFLFDDQKRYFEKLAIYCNHYASLIPMSFVLGFYVTLVVNRWWNQYTRIPLPDRLMCVLSGGLQGVDERGRLLRRTMMRYTSLSALLILRSVSTAVFKRFPTMDHVMEAGFMTREERKKFESLKSPYNKYWMPCVWFTNLAALARCEGRIKDDSTLKLVLEELNHFRGNCSMLFHYDMISVPLVYTQVVTLAVYSFFFVCLIGRQFLDPTQGYLGHDLDLYVPIFTLLQFFFYAGWLKVAEQLINPFGQDDDDFENNWLIDRNFQVSMMAVDEMYGDLPIMERDRYWNDSNPRPPYTAASLFGLRKPSFQGSTFDMAIPKEEMHFAPLADITENVESEGGGHHPNMALFNRLLFTAPSPTGLIGGALRRTSAQLQRFRRPSGMYPPSFSDEEGEDEDDEGGKTLGPSGGSLPSVLGRDTQSTICSCGGVFNARTPLMEVQFGVGVERGGDALQSQEEIMEEEEEEEEDEGNAQKKAEKEKMEEGNTEVTGDIQSRMSLLPSPLQPSRDPGQTSIRQPQDKTPRPASTTPSSPLAPSVIHPRPTACSTRDLFISEPITEQSTVIPTIPKPPIGGAKMSFLTVPSYSAPQRHRSVSMGSESPAAPKLQTAPCSSQN; encoded by the exons ATGACGGTCACCTACACCGCGCAAGTTGCCAATGCGCGCTTCTGCGGGTTCTCCAAACTGCTCCTAGCCTGGAGGGGGAGCATCTACAAGGTCTTATGGAAGGAGTTCCTTGCTTTCTTCGCCATGTACACTGCCATCAGTGTCACTTACAG ATTCTTCCTCTTTGATGACCAGAAGAGGTATTTTGAAAAACTGGCAATTTACTGCAACCACTATGCCAGTCTCATCCCCATGTCGTTTGTGCTAG GTTTTTACGTGACACTGGTGGTGAACCGCTGGTGGAATCAGTACACCCGCATTCCATTACCTGACCGTCTGATGTGCGTGCTCTCCGGCGGGCTGCAGGGTGTGGACGAGCGCGGGCGGCTGCTGCGACGCACCATGATGCGCTATACAAGTCTGTCCGCGTTACTGATTTTGCGCTCGGTCAGCACCGCAGTCTTCAAACGCTTCCCGACCATGGACCACGTCATGGAAGCAG GGTTCATGACCAGGGAGGAGCGGAAGAAGTTTGAGAGCCTCAAGTCTCCCTATAACAAGTACTGGATGCCCTGTGTGTGGTTCACTAACCTGGCCGCCTTGGCCCGCTGTGAGGGCAGGATTAAGGACGACAGCACCCTCAAACTAGTGCTGGAG GAGCTCAATCATTTCAGAGGGAACTGCAGTATGCTTTTCCATTATGACATGATCAGTGTTCCCCTGGTCTACACtcag GTGGTGACTTTGGCCGTGTACAGTTTTTTCTTCGTGTGTCTGATAGGACGTCAGTTCCTGGACCCCACACAGGGTTACCTGGGTCATGACCTGGACCTGTACGTCCCCATCTTCACTCTGCTACAGTTCTTCTTCTACGCCGGCTGGCTCAAG GTAGCAGAGCAGTTGATCAACCCATTTGGACAGGACGATGATGACTTTGAGAACAACTGGCTGATAGACAGGAACTTCCAG GTCTCCATGATGGCAGTTGATGAGATGTATGGGGATCTTCCCATCATGGAAAGAGACCGATATTGGAACGACTCTAACCCTCGTCCTCCCTACACTGCCGCAAGTCTATTCGGGCTGCGCAAACCCTCCTTCCAGGGCTCCACCTTCGACATGGC GATTCCCAAAGAGGAGATGCACTTTGCGCCCCTGGCGGATATCACTGAGAACGTGGAGTCTGAGGGTGGGGGTCACCACCCCAACATGGCCCTGTTCAATCGGCTCCTCTTCACTGCCCCGTCCCCCACGGGGCTCATTGGAGGGGCGCTGCGCCGCACCTCCGCCCAGCTCCAAAGGTTCCGCCGTCCCTCCGGGATGTACCCGCCCTCATTCAGTGATGAAGAGGGTGAGGACGAGGATGATGAAGGTGGGAAGACTTTGGGGCCGTCTGGGGGGTCGCTGCCGTCTGTTTTGGGTAGGGATACTCAGAGTACCATATGTAGTTGTGGAGGGGTGTTTAATGCTAGGACCCCCCTCATGGAGGTACAGTTTGGGGTTGgggtggagagaggtggggacGCCCTTCAAAGCCAGGAAGAGATtatggaagaagaggaggaagaagaagaggatgaggggAATGCCCAGAAaaaggcagagaaagagaagatGGAGGAAGGGAACACTGAGGTGACAGGAGATATTCAAAGCCGCATGTCACTGCTCCCATCACCCCTCCAGCCTTCCAGAGACCCAGGCCAAACGTCCATCAGACAACCCCAGGATAAGACACCCAGACCAGCCTCGACAACCCCCTCCAGCCCCCTAGCCCCCAGCGTCATCCACCCCCGTCCCACAGCCTGCTCCACCCGAGACCTTTTCATCTCTGAACCAATCACAGAGCAGAGCACAGTGATCCCCACCATTCCTAAGCCGCCCATTGGTGGAGCCAAGATGTCTTTCCTCACCGTGCCGTCCTACAGCGCCCCACAGCGTCATAGGAGCGTCAGCATGGGGTCTGAGTCCCCAGCGGCTCCGAAACTACAAACCGCACCCTGTTCTAgccaaaattag
- the LOC106564563 gene encoding protein Hook homolog 2-like encodes MTEEETTACDVIMTAVKEDLNERIMSGQDQEEKLAITDWYSMCVTLQQQEQELRLSEGSYRPPGQAQSFLAQQRQSTQARSRRGMGLSPKLQPR; translated from the exons ATGACTGAAGAGGAGACTACTGCCTGTGACGTCATCATGACAGCTGTCAAAGAA GACCTTAATGAGAGGATCATGTCCGGACAAGACCAAGAGGAAAAGCTCGCTATTACAGACTGGTACAGTATG TGTGTGACTCTCCAGCAGCAGGAGCAGGAGCTGAGGCTGTCTGAGGGCTCTTACAGACCTCCAGGCCAAGCCCAGTCCTTCCTGGCCCAGCAGAGGCAGTCCACCCAGGCCAGGAGCAGGAGAGGCATGGGCCTCTCTCCCAAGCTACAGCCCagatag